The following coding sequences lie in one Danio rerio strain Tuebingen ecotype United States chromosome 3, GRCz12tu, whole genome shotgun sequence genomic window:
- the LOC141381291 gene encoding uncharacterized protein isoform X1: protein MVSTVSSFESQLLSIMEAVVRTAVLEIRKLVDVERELLRAEVSRGRGEISALRRRLMELQPRTNTTHAHSFTAVKSECAQEDVRNHLNIRRGEVFLGESPLIIQQDQLPKEIPQQNCEINQPIIVVKDEPHEVDVWTGQGNSEEGTHSVEVVCLSPIKEVLKTVPCIDRGSKENTSKAESPALNRNSPPAIMPLNQMVQSISKKGISESENASFSHLQSWSASRSTRTCSATSFSADKRFVCSYCSKRFRCFSQLTIHQRSHTGEKPYRCTICGKRYIQKGHLYTHQRTHTGEKPYRCPLCGKGFIQKCTLDMHLRSHTGEKPYTCVKCGKGFTTKFNLNKHLSCQSCGNFS from the exons ATGGTGTCCACTGTCTCCTCTTTTGAGAGTCAGCTGCTCTCCATCATGGAAGCAGTGGTGCGGACGGCGGTGCTGGAGATCCGTAAACTGGTGGATGTGGAGCGGGAGCTGCTGCGGGCGGAGGTGAGCCGCGGCCGGGGGGAGATCAGCGCCCTGAGGAGGAGACTGATGGAGCTCCAGCCCCGGACAAACACAACACACGCTCATTCCTTTACTGCTGTCAAGAG TGAATGTGCCCAAGAAGATGTTCGCAATCATTTGAACATCCGAAGAGGTGAGGTCTTTTTGGGAGAAAGCCCATTAATAATTCAGCAAGACCAA CTACCAAAGGAGATCCCGCAGCAGAACTGTGAGATAAACCAGCCGATTATTGTGGTAAAGGATGAGCCACATGAAGTAGATGTTTGGACCGGTCAAGGCAACAGTGAAGAGG GAACCCACAGTGTCGAAGTCGTGTGCCTTTCACCCATAAAGGAAGTGCTTAAAACTGTTCCTTGTATTGACAGAGGAAGTAAAGAAAACACATCAAAAGCTGAATCGCCAGCCCTGAACAGAAACAGCCCACCTGCAATAATGCCGTTGAACCAAATGGTGCAGTCGATCTCAAAAAAAGGTATCTCAGAATCTGAAAATGCTTCATTTAGTCACTTACAGAGCTGGAGCGCTTCAAGGTCCACAAGAACATGCAGTGCCACTTCTTTTTCAGCGGACAAGCGTTTTGTTTGCTCCTACTGTTCGAAGAGGTTCAGGTGTTTCAGTCAACTCACTATCCACCAGCGGAGTCACACAGGTGAGAAGCCCTACAGGTGCACAATCTGTGGAAAGAGGTACATTCAGAAAGGACACCTGTACACCCATCAGCGCacccacaccggagagaagccgtatCGCTGTCCGCTCTGTGGAAAAGGCTTTATTCAGAAATGCACACTGGACATGCATCTGCGAAGTCACACCGGAGAAAAGCCCTACACCTGTGTGAAATGTGGGAAAGGGTTTACCACAAAGTTTAACCTTAACAAACACCTGTCTTGTCAGTCATGTGGCAACTTCAGTTAA
- the LOC566011 gene encoding uncharacterized protein isoform X2 → MNLWRQEESRVGEQEDAQKPIDLLGEEPDVIMIKDESMKNASCSLNSIPEDNKSSSLTGPAMSNDERCGDRNSDDYITYTVPSDEQPQPNIQQPQPEEQNLHGTVHAHGHITTGVNFNHIKVEAQRLKYRCVFCDRPFRYISHLQRHMRKHSGEKPYICAVCGRRFAQKTYLTTHKRTHSGERPYACIDCGKTFSQKSSLNVHLRCHTGEKPFSCSKCGKSYAYKIALKTHRC, encoded by the exons ATGAACCTCTGGAGACAGGAGGAGTCCAGGGTTGGAGAGCAAGAGGATGCACAAAAG CCAATAGATTTGCTGGGTGAAGAACCAGATGTGATTATGATTAAGGATGAGTCGATGAAGAATGCCAGTTGCTCTTTAAACAGTATACCGGAGGACAACAAAAGCAGCAGTCTGACAG GACCAGCGATGTCCAATGATGAGAGATGTGGAGACCGGAACTCTGATGATTATATCACATACACTGTGCCTTCAGACGAACAACCCCAACCGAACATACAGCAGCCACAACCAGAAGAACAAAATCTTCATGGGACAGTTCATGCGCATGGACACATTACGACAGGTGTAAATTTCAACCACATAAAAGTTGAAGCACAAAGGTTGAAATACAGGTGTGTGTTCTGTGACAGACCCTTTAGATATATAAGCCACTTGCAAAGACATATGCGGAAACACTCTGGAGAAAAACCATACATCTGCGCAGTCTGTGGTCGACGGTTCGCTCAGAAAACGTATCTCACAACTCACAAACGCACACACTCCGGCGAAAGGCCGTATGCTTGCATTGATTGCGGAAAGACTTTCTCTCAGAAAAGCTCTCTAAACGTGCATCTCCGttgccacactggagagaagccattTAGCTGCTCGAAGTGCGGCAAAAGCTACGCGTACAAAATTGCTCTTAAAACACACCGATGTTAG
- the LOC141381291 gene encoding uncharacterized protein isoform X2 — translation MVSTVSSFESQLLSIMEAVVRTAVLEIRKLVDVERELLRAEVSRGRGEISALRRRLMELQPRTNTTHAHSFTAVKSECAQEDVRNHLNIRRGEVFLGESPLIIQQDQLPKEIPQQNCEINQPIIVVKDEPHEVDVWTGQGNSEEGTHSVEVVCLSPIKEVLKTVPCIDRGSKENTSKAESPALNRNSPPAIMPLNQMVQSISKKADKRFVCSYCSKRFRCFSQLTIHQRSHTGEKPYRCTICGKRYIQKGHLYTHQRTHTGEKPYRCPLCGKGFIQKCTLDMHLRSHTGEKPYTCVKCGKGFTTKFNLNKHLSCQSCGNFS, via the exons ATGGTGTCCACTGTCTCCTCTTTTGAGAGTCAGCTGCTCTCCATCATGGAAGCAGTGGTGCGGACGGCGGTGCTGGAGATCCGTAAACTGGTGGATGTGGAGCGGGAGCTGCTGCGGGCGGAGGTGAGCCGCGGCCGGGGGGAGATCAGCGCCCTGAGGAGGAGACTGATGGAGCTCCAGCCCCGGACAAACACAACACACGCTCATTCCTTTACTGCTGTCAAGAG TGAATGTGCCCAAGAAGATGTTCGCAATCATTTGAACATCCGAAGAGGTGAGGTCTTTTTGGGAGAAAGCCCATTAATAATTCAGCAAGACCAA CTACCAAAGGAGATCCCGCAGCAGAACTGTGAGATAAACCAGCCGATTATTGTGGTAAAGGATGAGCCACATGAAGTAGATGTTTGGACCGGTCAAGGCAACAGTGAAGAGG GAACCCACAGTGTCGAAGTCGTGTGCCTTTCACCCATAAAGGAAGTGCTTAAAACTGTTCCTTGTATTGACAGAGGAAGTAAAGAAAACACATCAAAAGCTGAATCGCCAGCCCTGAACAGAAACAGCCCACCTGCAATAATGCCGTTGAACCAAATGGTGCAGTCGATCTCAAAAAAAG CGGACAAGCGTTTTGTTTGCTCCTACTGTTCGAAGAGGTTCAGGTGTTTCAGTCAACTCACTATCCACCAGCGGAGTCACACAGGTGAGAAGCCCTACAGGTGCACAATCTGTGGAAAGAGGTACATTCAGAAAGGACACCTGTACACCCATCAGCGCacccacaccggagagaagccgtatCGCTGTCCGCTCTGTGGAAAAGGCTTTATTCAGAAATGCACACTGGACATGCATCTGCGAAGTCACACCGGAGAAAAGCCCTACACCTGTGTGAAATGTGGGAAAGGGTTTACCACAAAGTTTAACCTTAACAAACACCTGTCTTGTCAGTCATGTGGCAACTTCAGTTAA
- the LOC566011 gene encoding uncharacterized protein isoform X1 gives MTDTMNTVDFQTHLTAIIEIMARSAAAEISKLFEENSLLLRMEILRCSNENESLKKKCQFLETELQSARETAGEMNGTQALHSVTETGQPPTIDNVFGKEWCMNLWRQEESRVGEQEDAQKPIDLLGEEPDVIMIKDESMKNASCSLNSIPEDNKSSSLTGPAMSNDERCGDRNSDDYITYTVPSDEQPQPNIQQPQPEEQNLHGTVHAHGHITTGVNFNHIKVEAQRLKYRCVFCDRPFRYISHLQRHMRKHSGEKPYICAVCGRRFAQKTYLTTHKRTHSGERPYACIDCGKTFSQKSSLNVHLRCHTGEKPFSCSKCGKSYAYKIALKTHRC, from the exons ATGACAGACACCATGAACACAGTCGATTTTCAGACACATTTAACGGCTATAATTGAAATCATGGCGAGAAGCGCTGCTGCGGAAATAAGCAAACTATTCGAGGAGAACTCACTGCTGCTGCGAATGGAGATTTTACGATGTTCAAACGAAAACGAGTCTCTAAAAAAGAAATGTCAGTTTCTGGAGACTGAACTTCAGTCCGCTCGGGAAACCGCAGGGGAGATGAACGGGACACAAGCTCTTCACAGCGTGACAG AAACTGGACAACCTCCCACAATCGACAATGTGTTTGGTAAGGAATGGTGCATGAACCTCTGGAGACAGGAGGAGTCCAGGGTTGGAGAGCAAGAGGATGCACAAAAG CCAATAGATTTGCTGGGTGAAGAACCAGATGTGATTATGATTAAGGATGAGTCGATGAAGAATGCCAGTTGCTCTTTAAACAGTATACCGGAGGACAACAAAAGCAGCAGTCTGACAG GACCAGCGATGTCCAATGATGAGAGATGTGGAGACCGGAACTCTGATGATTATATCACATACACTGTGCCTTCAGACGAACAACCCCAACCGAACATACAGCAGCCACAACCAGAAGAACAAAATCTTCATGGGACAGTTCATGCGCATGGACACATTACGACAGGTGTAAATTTCAACCACATAAAAGTTGAAGCACAAAGGTTGAAATACAGGTGTGTGTTCTGTGACAGACCCTTTAGATATATAAGCCACTTGCAAAGACATATGCGGAAACACTCTGGAGAAAAACCATACATCTGCGCAGTCTGTGGTCGACGGTTCGCTCAGAAAACGTATCTCACAACTCACAAACGCACACACTCCGGCGAAAGGCCGTATGCTTGCATTGATTGCGGAAAGACTTTCTCTCAGAAAAGCTCTCTAAACGTGCATCTCCGttgccacactggagagaagccattTAGCTGCTCGAAGTGCGGCAAAAGCTACGCGTACAAAATTGCTCTTAAAACACACCGATGTTAG